One region of Halomicrobium sp. LC1Hm genomic DNA includes:
- a CDS encoding multidrug efflux SMR transporter, producing the protein MHPYVLLGGAIVSELVGTTALKLSDGFSRPLPSLGVVVGYGVAFYLVSLTLEELPIGVVYGTWAALGIVGVAAIGVVVFDEPIDAVGIVGILLIVGGVYCVNVLSRMAAH; encoded by the coding sequence ATGCATCCGTACGTCCTGCTCGGTGGTGCGATCGTCTCCGAACTCGTCGGCACGACCGCCCTGAAGCTCTCAGACGGCTTTTCGCGGCCGTTGCCCAGCCTCGGGGTCGTCGTCGGCTACGGCGTCGCCTTCTACCTCGTCTCGCTGACGCTCGAAGAGTTGCCCATCGGCGTCGTCTACGGGACGTGGGCGGCGCTGGGGATCGTCGGTGTCGCAGCGATCGGCGTCGTCGTCTTCGACGAGCCCATCGACGCCGTGGGAATCGTCGGGATTCTCCTCATCGTCGGCGGCGTCTACTGTGTCAACGTCCTGTCCCGGATGGCTGCCCACTGA
- a CDS encoding A/G-specific adenine glycosylase has translation MTELPGAVPENRDAVQQALIEWYEADHRSFPWRETDDAYEILVSEVMSQQTQLGRVVDAWREFLDRWPDAEALAAADQSDVVAFWTAHSLGYNNRAKYLHTAANQVLDDWDGSFPETPDELQELHGVGPYTANAVASFAFNAGDAVVDTNVKRVLHRAFDVPDDDAAFEEVAGALMPDGRSRVWNNAIMELGGVACEKTPACDAAGCPWREWCEAYDTGDFTAPDVPTQPDFEGSRRQMRGRVVNVLGEYDRLALDELGPRVRVDYSPDGEYGREWLRGLVEDLADDSLVSVEDGDEELTVCLR, from the coding sequence ATGACGGAGCTGCCGGGCGCAGTCCCCGAGAACCGCGACGCCGTCCAGCAGGCCCTGATCGAGTGGTACGAGGCCGACCACCGGTCCTTTCCCTGGCGCGAGACCGACGACGCCTACGAGATCCTCGTCTCGGAGGTGATGAGCCAGCAGACCCAGCTGGGCCGCGTCGTCGACGCCTGGCGCGAGTTCCTCGATCGGTGGCCCGACGCCGAGGCGCTAGCGGCCGCCGACCAGTCCGACGTGGTCGCGTTCTGGACGGCCCACTCGCTGGGGTACAACAACCGGGCGAAGTACCTCCACACCGCGGCCAATCAGGTCCTCGACGACTGGGACGGCTCTTTCCCCGAGACCCCCGACGAACTGCAGGAGCTCCACGGCGTCGGCCCCTACACCGCCAACGCGGTCGCCTCGTTCGCGTTCAACGCGGGCGACGCCGTCGTCGACACGAACGTCAAGCGCGTCCTCCACCGCGCGTTCGACGTGCCCGACGACGACGCGGCGTTCGAGGAAGTCGCGGGGGCGCTCATGCCCGACGGACGGTCGCGGGTCTGGAACAACGCGATCATGGAACTCGGCGGGGTCGCCTGCGAGAAGACGCCGGCCTGCGACGCCGCCGGCTGCCCGTGGCGCGAGTGGTGTGAGGCCTACGACACCGGCGACTTCACCGCGCCGGACGTGCCGACCCAGCCCGATTTCGAGGGGAGCCGCCGACAGATGCGCGGCCGCGTCGTCAACGTCCTGGGCGAGTACGACCGCCTCGCGCTCGACGAACTCGGGCCGCGCGTCCGTGTCGACTACTCCCCGGACGGTGAGTACGGCCGCGAGTGGCTCCGTGGGCTCGTCGAGGACCTCGCGGACGACAGCCTCGTCAGCGTCGAGGACGGCGACGAGGAACTCACCGTTTGTCTCCGTTGA
- a CDS encoding cupin domain-containing protein, which produces MDDQVLDTDALDWQEYDHGTRSFRGKRFTRASAASKLGCSLYEIEPEARGWPAHYHEGNEEAIFVLDGDGTLWLGSDREERDLEAGDFAVFPRSEAGQHELEAGPDGLRYLAMSTMNEPDITVYPDNDAVGVFAGSPPGGQKGERRLSKYLDLDAEVPYWDDEDGDGRREE; this is translated from the coding sequence ATGGACGATCAGGTCCTCGATACGGACGCCCTCGACTGGCAGGAGTACGATCACGGGACTCGCTCGTTCAGGGGCAAGCGCTTCACGCGAGCCAGCGCCGCCAGCAAGCTGGGCTGTAGCCTCTACGAGATCGAGCCAGAAGCTCGGGGCTGGCCCGCCCACTACCACGAGGGCAACGAGGAGGCGATCTTCGTCCTCGACGGCGACGGGACGCTGTGGCTCGGGAGCGACCGCGAGGAACGCGACCTCGAAGCGGGCGACTTCGCGGTCTTTCCCCGGAGCGAGGCCGGTCAGCACGAACTCGAAGCCGGACCGGACGGGCTCCGGTATCTCGCGATGTCGACGATGAACGAGCCCGACATCACGGTCTACCCGGACAACGACGCGGTCGGCGTGTTCGCGGGATCGCCACCCGGCGGCCAGAAGGGCGAGCGCCGACTCTCGAAGTACCTCGATCTCGACGCCGAGGTGCCGTACTGGGACGACGAGGACGGCGACGGCCGGCGGGAGGAGTAG
- a CDS encoding tRNA uridine(34) 5-carboxymethylaminomethyl modification radical SAM/GNAT enzyme Elp3 gives MSTETGDPTESEAFEQVCAELVDRILAGELEREDVESAKMEVCSKYSAPKVPKNSEILDYAPLERREELEEVLQRKPVRTASGVSPIAVMTSPHRCPHGKCLYCPGGPDSEFSSSQSYTGHEPAAARGVQNDYDPYGQVTLRLNQLREIGHPVDKAELILMGGTMTARSHDYQEWFVKRAIEAMNDFDTEAQPAPAEGESFAQDPDEYDFRYLEDVIAENETADVRNVATTFETKPDWCDPEQIDRMLRLGGTKVEVGVQTTYERINREMHRGHGVQASVDANRRLRDSAFKVGFHMMPGQPGMSKEMCLEDFRRIFEDSKWRPDYLKIYPTLVVEGTVTYDWWRKDEFEPLDNDEAAELVAEIKSMIPKYTRLQRVQRDIPADFIEGGVWKSNLRQLARQRMDEHGWTCDCIRCREVGMNDEDPERIEKDVMTYEAAGGTEHFISFEDPDKDLLVGFCRLRFPNDPVRRELQNAALVRELHVYGSQVGLGSASEDDQHQHEGYGRRLLATAEELAADAGYDKLAVISGIGVRQYYREKLDYKQDGPYVSKRL, from the coding sequence ATGAGCACCGAGACGGGCGATCCCACCGAGTCCGAGGCGTTCGAGCAGGTCTGTGCAGAGCTGGTCGACCGCATCCTCGCGGGCGAACTGGAGCGCGAGGACGTGGAGAGCGCCAAGATGGAGGTCTGTTCGAAGTACTCCGCACCGAAGGTCCCGAAGAACTCGGAGATCCTCGACTACGCGCCGCTGGAACGACGCGAAGAGCTGGAGGAAGTGCTCCAGCGCAAGCCGGTGCGGACCGCCTCGGGGGTCTCGCCGATCGCGGTGATGACCTCTCCCCACCGGTGTCCCCACGGGAAGTGTCTCTACTGTCCCGGTGGTCCCGACTCTGAGTTCTCGTCTTCGCAGTCTTACACCGGCCACGAGCCCGCGGCCGCCCGCGGCGTCCAGAACGACTACGACCCCTACGGACAGGTCACCCTGCGGCTGAACCAGCTGCGCGAGATCGGCCACCCCGTCGACAAGGCCGAACTGATCCTGATGGGCGGGACGATGACCGCACGAAGCCACGACTACCAGGAGTGGTTCGTCAAGCGCGCCATCGAGGCGATGAACGACTTCGACACCGAGGCCCAGCCAGCGCCCGCGGAGGGCGAGAGCTTCGCGCAGGACCCCGACGAGTACGACTTTCGCTATCTGGAGGACGTGATCGCCGAGAACGAGACCGCCGACGTGCGAAACGTCGCCACGACCTTCGAGACGAAACCCGACTGGTGCGATCCCGAGCAGATCGACCGGATGCTCCGGCTGGGCGGGACGAAGGTGGAGGTCGGCGTCCAGACCACCTACGAGCGGATCAACCGGGAGATGCACCGCGGCCACGGCGTCCAGGCCAGCGTCGACGCGAACCGCCGGCTGCGAGACTCGGCGTTCAAGGTCGGCTTCCACATGATGCCCGGCCAGCCCGGCATGTCCAAGGAGATGTGTCTGGAGGACTTCCGGCGCATCTTCGAGGACAGCAAGTGGCGACCGGACTACCTCAAGATCTACCCGACGCTGGTCGTGGAGGGGACCGTCACCTACGACTGGTGGCGCAAAGACGAGTTCGAGCCCCTGGACAACGACGAGGCCGCGGAGCTCGTCGCCGAGATCAAGTCGATGATCCCGAAGTACACTCGCCTCCAGCGCGTCCAGCGTGACATCCCCGCGGACTTCATCGAGGGCGGCGTCTGGAAGTCGAATCTCAGACAGCTCGCCCGACAGCGCATGGACGAGCACGGCTGGACCTGCGACTGCATCCGCTGTCGCGAGGTCGGGATGAACGACGAGGACCCCGAACGGATCGAGAAGGACGTCATGACCTACGAGGCTGCCGGCGGGACCGAACACTTCATCAGCTTCGAGGATCCCGACAAGGACCTGCTCGTGGGCTTCTGTCGCCTCCGGTTCCCGAACGACCCGGTTCGGCGCGAACTGCAAAACGCCGCGCTCGTGCGGGAACTCCACGTCTACGGCAGCCAGGTCGGCCTCGGGAGCGCCAGCGAGGACGACCAACACCAGCACGAGGGATACGGTCGCCGACTGCTCGCGACGGCGGAGGAACTGGCGGCCGACGCCGGCTACGACAAGCTCGCGGTCATCTCCGGTATCGGCGTCCGGCAGTACTACCGCGAGAAGCTCGACTACAAGCAAGACGGCCCGTACGTCAGCAAGCGGCTGTGA
- a CDS encoding OB-fold nucleic acid binding domain-containing protein, whose protein sequence is MGSCIICGTSVDGHICDLHEEDVLFEFRGDHPNQLTTNRYYRGSVDGFAEFGVFVDIGDRVTGLLHRSELDQRLDSLDWEPGDTVFVKVKNVRDNGNIDLGWSIRQAEREFRGTLIDDPEFDTARLAEDVAEDESGNGREEPAADADSEPSPDEQAVEATTDTDSSPDDQTAEAATTDADAAKVSQADDSERVERSASVVGQGSTATAESDDTSADAESDDAVDHQRDHPVVTVDSLDDHEGDDVRLEGEIVDVRQTSGPTVFELRDETGTVDCAAFVEAGVRAYPDIVEEDIVRLDGDVRRRRGEIQVETETLVALDGDERQTVADRMADALDDRARPAAVDALAEDPTIEALADDLVDAATAIRRAVITDRPVIVRHSATADGYVAGVALERATLPLVADEHRRADAQYHYFDRRPLEGGVYDMQDATKDVTNMLENRERHDEKLPLFVFVAAGGTRESLDGFDLLDVYGAPRVVIDDAVADEAIADSVDTLVSPSLAGASPTTATALAANVAAHVNEHVQDDLVHLPAVSFWDETPASYLDAAAEAGYDEASVTELRDAVALEAYYQSYEDKRELIKDLLFGDDEDDVTGLAGNVAEQFREKLATEVDTATANIEHEAIGGTTVAVLDTDAFTHRYDFPPSTILLDELFRQADSETDALVGVADDTLFVRADETVDVHDLADAIDEAAPEAAVRTRSAREQSIRFLSGERDAVIDATLAVVGERF, encoded by the coding sequence ATGGGTTCGTGTATCATCTGTGGCACCTCCGTCGACGGTCACATCTGTGACCTCCACGAGGAGGACGTCCTGTTCGAATTCCGAGGCGACCATCCGAATCAACTGACGACCAATCGATACTACCGCGGCTCCGTCGACGGCTTCGCCGAGTTCGGCGTCTTCGTCGACATCGGAGATCGCGTGACCGGGCTGCTCCACCGCAGCGAGCTGGATCAGCGACTCGACTCGCTGGACTGGGAGCCGGGCGACACCGTCTTCGTGAAGGTGAAAAACGTCCGAGACAACGGCAACATCGACCTCGGCTGGTCGATCCGACAGGCCGAGCGAGAGTTCCGCGGCACGCTGATCGACGACCCCGAGTTCGACACGGCGCGACTCGCCGAGGACGTCGCGGAGGACGAGTCGGGAAACGGGCGTGAGGAGCCGGCGGCGGACGCCGACTCCGAACCGTCGCCCGACGAGCAAGCCGTCGAAGCGACGACCGACACAGACTCCTCGCCCGACGACCAGACCGCCGAAGCGGCGACGACCGACGCCGACGCGGCGAAGGTCAGCCAGGCCGACGACAGCGAGCGCGTCGAGCGAAGCGCCAGCGTCGTCGGACAGGGCAGTACGGCGACGGCCGAGAGCGACGACACGTCGGCCGACGCCGAGAGCGACGATGCAGTCGACCACCAGCGAGACCACCCCGTCGTGACGGTCGACAGCCTGGACGACCACGAAGGCGACGACGTTCGCCTCGAAGGCGAGATCGTCGACGTTCGCCAGACCAGCGGACCGACGGTGTTCGAGCTCCGGGACGAGACCGGGACCGTCGACTGTGCGGCCTTCGTCGAGGCGGGCGTCCGCGCCTACCCCGACATCGTCGAAGAGGACATCGTCCGACTGGACGGCGACGTGCGCCGTCGCCGCGGCGAGATTCAGGTCGAGACCGAGACACTCGTCGCGCTCGACGGTGACGAGCGCCAGACCGTCGCGGACCGGATGGCCGACGCGCTCGACGACCGCGCCCGGCCCGCCGCCGTCGACGCACTCGCAGAGGACCCGACGATCGAGGCACTGGCCGACGATCTCGTCGACGCCGCGACGGCGATCCGACGCGCAGTCATCACCGACCGCCCGGTGATCGTCCGCCACTCCGCGACCGCCGACGGCTACGTCGCTGGCGTAGCCCTCGAACGCGCGACGCTCCCGCTGGTCGCCGACGAGCACCGCCGAGCCGACGCGCAGTATCACTACTTCGATCGCCGACCGCTGGAAGGCGGCGTCTACGACATGCAAGACGCCACCAAGGACGTGACGAACATGCTCGAAAACCGGGAGCGCCACGACGAGAAGCTCCCGCTTTTCGTCTTCGTCGCCGCCGGTGGGACCCGCGAGAGCCTCGACGGCTTCGATCTGCTCGACGTGTACGGCGCACCCCGCGTCGTGATCGACGACGCCGTCGCCGACGAAGCGATCGCCGACTCGGTCGACACCCTCGTCAGCCCGTCGCTGGCCGGTGCGTCGCCGACGACGGCGACGGCGCTGGCGGCCAACGTCGCCGCCCACGTCAACGAGCACGTACAGGACGATCTCGTCCACCTGCCGGCAGTCAGCTTCTGGGACGAGACGCCAGCGTCCTACCTCGACGCCGCGGCCGAGGCGGGCTACGACGAAGCCTCGGTGACGGAGCTTCGCGACGCAGTCGCGCTGGAAGCGTACTACCAGTCCTACGAGGACAAGCGCGAGCTCATCAAGGACCTGCTGTTCGGTGACGACGAGGACGACGTGACCGGGCTCGCCGGCAACGTCGCCGAGCAGTTCCGCGAGAAGCTCGCGACGGAGGTCGACACCGCGACGGCCAACATCGAGCACGAGGCGATCGGCGGGACGACCGTCGCCGTCCTCGACACCGACGCCTTCACGCACCGCTACGACTTCCCGCCGTCGACGATCCTGCTCGACGAGCTGTTCCGGCAGGCCGACAGCGAGACGGACGCACTCGTCGGCGTCGCCGACGACACCCTGTTCGTGCGGGCCGACGAGACGGTCGACGTACACGATCTGGCCGACGCGATCGACGAGGCCGCACCGGAAGCCGCCGTCCGGACACGCAGCGCCCGCGAGCAGTCGATCCGATTCCTCTCGGGCGAGCGCGACGCCGTCATCGACGCGACGCTTGCCGTCGTCGGCGAGCGGTTCTGA
- a CDS encoding YIP1 family protein → MTQWVENPTGGRDRGPIGLVRAWVEILLRPQRFFQTGIAPGDQAPALVFIAVVVLVEEASRFAVVELAQRGQLSLGPYDYPVIGDLEPLMALLALVAIVVFVAPAVLHLTAAAQTLLLAPLAPDRGGISETVQVIAYATAPCVFAGLPIPEVRIACGLWGAGLYVYGMGTIHTLSLPRALVVSAVPAAVLFGYGFRAFAAANALL, encoded by the coding sequence GTGACACAGTGGGTCGAGAACCCGACGGGCGGGCGCGACCGCGGCCCGATCGGACTCGTTCGCGCGTGGGTCGAGATACTCTTGCGACCGCAACGGTTCTTCCAGACGGGGATCGCACCCGGCGATCAGGCACCGGCACTCGTCTTCATCGCCGTCGTCGTCCTCGTCGAGGAGGCGTCGCGGTTCGCGGTCGTCGAACTCGCCCAGCGCGGACAGCTGTCGCTCGGGCCGTACGACTACCCGGTGATCGGTGATCTGGAACCACTGATGGCGCTGCTGGCGCTGGTCGCCATCGTCGTCTTCGTCGCGCCCGCGGTGCTCCACCTCACGGCGGCCGCCCAGACGCTCCTGTTGGCACCGCTGGCACCGGATCGGGGCGGCATCAGCGAGACCGTGCAGGTGATCGCCTACGCGACCGCTCCGTGTGTGTTCGCCGGGCTCCCGATCCCGGAGGTGCGGATCGCCTGTGGTCTCTGGGGTGCCGGGCTGTACGTCTACGGAATGGGGACGATCCACACCCTCTCGCTCCCGCGTGCCCTCGTCGTCAGCGCCGTTCCCGCGGCCGTCCTCTTTGGCTACGGCTTTCGCGCGTTCGCAGCGGCCAATGCGTTGCTGTAG
- a CDS encoding sodium:calcium antiporter codes for MTGPLVALGLAVVATLVIWKGSTYFERSAERLSKFYGLPVAVHGAIVVAVGSSFPEISSIVISTVVHGEFSLGVGAIVGSAIFNLLVIPALSAFASEDLEATRDIVHKDAQFYIISILVLFLVFALGATYVPGGTNEAAILTPVLVLIPLVTYGVYVFLHQQDASDHVAPDAPDVRPLKEWGTLAVALVVIAVGVEGIVRAALSFGDFFGTPTFLWGLTVIAAGTSLPDAFVSVRAARDDDSVTSLTNVLGSNTFNLLVAIPIGVLLAGEATINFLAAIPTMGFLTFATLVFVVFTRTGLEITDREAYTFVLLYATFLCWISLESIGVINTVRGI; via the coding sequence ATGACTGGGCCGCTCGTCGCGCTCGGACTCGCCGTCGTCGCGACGCTCGTCATCTGGAAAGGCAGCACGTACTTCGAGCGCTCCGCCGAACGTCTGAGCAAGTTCTACGGGTTGCCCGTCGCCGTCCACGGCGCGATCGTCGTCGCCGTCGGGTCGAGCTTTCCGGAGATCAGTTCGATCGTCATCAGCACGGTCGTCCACGGTGAGTTCTCGTTGGGCGTCGGCGCGATCGTCGGGAGCGCTATCTTCAATCTGCTCGTCATCCCGGCGCTCTCGGCGTTCGCCAGCGAGGACCTCGAAGCGACCCGAGATATCGTCCACAAAGACGCGCAGTTCTACATCATCAGCATCCTCGTGCTCTTCCTCGTCTTCGCGCTGGGCGCGACCTACGTGCCGGGCGGGACGAACGAGGCCGCGATCCTGACGCCGGTGCTCGTACTCATTCCGCTGGTCACCTACGGCGTCTACGTCTTTCTCCACCAGCAGGACGCCAGCGACCACGTGGCCCCCGACGCGCCCGACGTCCGTCCGCTCAAGGAGTGGGGGACGCTCGCGGTCGCGTTGGTGGTGATCGCCGTCGGCGTCGAGGGCATCGTTCGCGCCGCGCTCTCCTTCGGCGACTTCTTCGGCACGCCGACGTTCCTCTGGGGGCTGACCGTCATCGCGGCCGGGACGAGTCTGCCCGACGCTTTCGTCAGTGTCCGGGCGGCCCGCGACGACGACAGCGTGACGAGCCTCACCAACGTCCTCGGGAGCAACACGTTCAATCTCCTGGTCGCCATCCCCATCGGTGTCCTCCTCGCAGGAGAGGCGACGATCAACTTCCTCGCAGCGATTCCGACGATGGGGTTTCTGACGTTCGCGACGCTCGTGTTCGTCGTCTTCACGAGAACGGGGCTGGAGATCACGGATCGAGAAGCGTACACGTTCGTCCTGCTGTACGCGACTTTTCTCTGCTGGATCTCGCTCGAATCGATCGGCGTCATCAACACGGTGCGAGGGATCTGA
- a CDS encoding MBL fold metallo-hydrolase: MARRLIDGVWELDLGLLPPLASNAFLLDEREMDGTDGEAVTLCDTGLFWNEPSIRDELAAVGYEPGDLDRVLLTHYDLDHVGGLERLQPEFTGPVFLGRADYELVENGAPPPSNNHKGLFHRAARTLCPLPDGIDLRPVDDGEAVGQFTSYATPGHNPGHTVYVHDCGVALLGDLVWEEGGAMTTPIWFDSYDMDRVRASVREFAARAPAFEVAAMAHGTPFVRDGDDVLGALAATL; encoded by the coding sequence ATGGCACGGAGGTTGATCGACGGGGTCTGGGAGCTCGATCTGGGACTACTGCCGCCGCTGGCGTCGAACGCGTTTCTCCTCGACGAGCGGGAGATGGACGGCACCGACGGCGAGGCGGTGACGCTGTGTGACACCGGCCTGTTCTGGAACGAGCCCTCGATCAGAGACGAACTCGCGGCCGTCGGTTACGAGCCCGGCGATCTCGACCGCGTCCTGTTGACTCACTACGATCTGGACCACGTCGGCGGGCTCGAACGGCTGCAACCGGAGTTTACCGGTCCGGTCTTTCTCGGGCGAGCCGACTACGAGCTGGTCGAGAACGGCGCACCGCCGCCGTCGAACAACCACAAGGGGCTGTTCCACCGCGCCGCCCGGACGCTCTGTCCGCTGCCCGACGGGATCGACCTGCGGCCGGTCGACGACGGCGAAGCCGTCGGTCAGTTCACCAGCTACGCGACACCGGGACACAACCCGGGACACACGGTGTACGTCCACGACTGCGGCGTGGCGCTGCTCGGCGACCTCGTCTGGGAGGAGGGTGGTGCGATGACGACGCCGATCTGGTTCGACTCCTACGACATGGATCGGGTCCGGGCGTCCGTCCGGGAGTTCGCCGCGCGGGCACCCGCCTTCGAGGTGGCGGCGATGGCCCACGGGACGCCGTTCGTCCGCGACGGTGACGACGTGCTGGGCGCACTCGCCGCGACCCTCTGA
- a CDS encoding NADPH-dependent FMN reductase: protein MTRTTVVGICGSLREGSYTRQSLRVALAAAAAAGGDTELLDLREWDLPVFDPDAEDAGDAAAFREQIRGADSVLLGTPVYHGSFSTPLKNALDYCGFDEFENKTVGLLCVAGGSFPLTALEHLRSVGRSLDCWVIPHQAAVPRAASAFEDGRLVDEQVRERIETLGREAVQYAGIEPDPQSIESCENVGADD, encoded by the coding sequence ATGACGCGAACGACGGTCGTCGGTATCTGTGGTAGTCTCCGCGAGGGCAGTTACACCCGACAGAGCCTCCGGGTCGCACTGGCAGCCGCAGCGGCGGCCGGTGGTGACACCGAACTACTCGACCTCCGCGAGTGGGACCTCCCCGTGTTCGACCCCGACGCCGAGGACGCTGGCGACGCAGCGGCGTTCCGCGAGCAGATCCGGGGAGCGGACTCGGTCCTGCTGGGCACGCCGGTGTATCACGGCTCGTTCTCGACGCCGCTGAAGAACGCGCTGGACTACTGTGGCTTCGACGAGTTCGAGAACAAGACCGTCGGCCTCCTGTGTGTCGCGGGGGGGAGTTTCCCCCTGACGGCGCTGGAGCACCTCCGGTCGGTCGGGCGGTCGCTGGACTGCTGGGTGATCCCGCACCAGGCAGCGGTGCCCCGCGCGGCCAGTGCCTTCGAGGACGGGCGACTCGTCGACGAGCAGGTGCGCGAGCGCATCGAGACGCTCGGCCGCGAGGCCGTCCAGTACGCCGGCATCGAGCCCGATCCCCAGAGTATCGAGAGCTGCGAGAACGTCGGCGCGGACGACTGA
- a CDS encoding CPBP family intramembrane glutamic endopeptidase yields the protein MSVFPERLPSSAIGDTPLAVASALLLAVCGWIAGFGGVAAFQLSGSLLGVAETDAFAVLGSGVQIGFGVVAVAYLWRVEDRHRFVRVRIPTIRDLGWIAALPLGLWATSVLLGVVLPAIGLSVPTHETSGTVALLFDRPALWIVALLGLYAVAAPAEELLFRGVVQGRVRPHLGTAGVVLVSATAFALMHGVFAVFSTGSAVYSVVSTGAGGLLWGYAYERTENLAVTALNHAMMWTIPFESVFSIF from the coding sequence GTGAGCGTCTTCCCCGAGCGGTTGCCGTCGTCGGCCATCGGCGACACGCCGCTGGCGGTCGCTTCGGCCCTCCTCCTCGCTGTTTGTGGCTGGATCGCCGGCTTCGGCGGCGTCGCGGCGTTTCAGCTCTCGGGTTCGCTGCTCGGCGTCGCGGAGACGGACGCGTTCGCGGTTCTGGGCTCCGGTGTCCAGATCGGTTTCGGCGTCGTCGCCGTCGCGTACCTGTGGCGTGTCGAGGACCGGCACCGCTTCGTTCGGGTCCGGATTCCGACGATCCGAGACCTCGGCTGGATCGCCGCCTTGCCGCTCGGTCTCTGGGCGACCTCGGTGCTCCTGGGTGTCGTCTTGCCGGCGATCGGTCTCTCGGTCCCGACTCACGAGACCAGCGGGACCGTCGCGCTGCTCTTCGACCGCCCGGCGCTCTGGATCGTCGCGCTCCTCGGACTGTACGCTGTCGCGGCCCCCGCGGAGGAACTCCTCTTCAGAGGCGTCGTGCAGGGGCGCGTGCGGCCACACCTCGGGACGGCCGGTGTCGTCCTCGTCAGTGCCACGGCGTTCGCCCTCATGCACGGCGTCTTCGCCGTCTTCTCGACCGGCAGCGCGGTGTACTCGGTCGTCTCGACGGGTGCCGGCGGTCTGCTCTGGGGGTACGCCTACGAGCGGACCGAGAACCTCGCCGTGACGGCCCTGAACCACGCGATGATGTGGACGATTCCGTTCGAATCGGTGTTCTCGATCTTCTGA
- a CDS encoding TrmB family transcriptional regulator, with product MTELGALGLSSYEEKVYRTLLLTGAATATELSEASGVPKGRIYDVLNGLEARKVVRLQSSDPKQYVAVEPEAVVDRLLAERAHELREEWRHYRERAAAVRTNVLPTPPTESSFWLGSLGSEEMQTALQEHTRTAEEFVHGIVGTPYENATWETLQREWEAFFEGASADLTVQLLVSEKVALTLPETFDRLIADQSGDVAVRTLPDVGLSFDVVDGIGTTIDIPHPVAADDRIGVLGIKDSEIVEEFERHFQRLWAGAAPLVE from the coding sequence ATGACGGAGCTGGGTGCGCTCGGCCTGTCGAGCTACGAGGAGAAGGTGTATCGGACGCTGTTACTGACGGGTGCGGCGACGGCGACCGAGCTCTCCGAGGCCAGCGGCGTTCCGAAAGGTCGCATCTACGACGTGCTCAACGGCCTCGAAGCCCGGAAGGTGGTCCGCCTCCAGTCGAGTGATCCGAAGCAGTACGTCGCCGTCGAGCCGGAGGCCGTCGTCGACAGGCTGCTGGCCGAGCGGGCACACGAGCTGCGAGAGGAGTGGCGACACTACCGGGAGCGAGCGGCGGCGGTCCGCACGAACGTGCTCCCGACGCCACCGACAGAGAGCAGCTTCTGGCTGGGCTCGCTGGGCAGCGAGGAGATGCAGACGGCGCTGCAAGAGCACACGCGCACCGCCGAGGAGTTCGTCCACGGCATCGTCGGGACGCCCTACGAGAACGCGACGTGGGAGACGCTCCAGAGAGAGTGGGAGGCTTTCTTCGAGGGCGCGAGCGCGGATCTGACGGTGCAGCTTCTCGTCAGCGAGAAGGTGGCGCTGACGCTGCCCGAGACGTTCGACCGGCTGATCGCCGACCAGTCCGGCGACGTGGCCGTCAGGACGCTGCCCGACGTGGGACTGTCCTTCGACGTCGTCGACGGGATCGGGACGACAATCGACATCCCGCACCCGGTCGCCGCCGACGATCGAATCGGCGTCCTCGGCATCAAGGACTCGGAGATCGTCGAGGAGTTCGAGCGCCACTTCCAGCGGCTGTGGGCCGGTGCAGCGCCGCTCGTCGAGTGA